The Anopheles coluzzii chromosome 2, AcolN3, whole genome shotgun sequence genome window below encodes:
- the LOC120950222 gene encoding cyclin-dependent kinases regulatory subunit-like: MPSDQIQYSEKYYDDVYEYRHVILPPDLAKYVPKTHLMTETEWRNLGVQQSPGWVLYMIHSPEPHVLLFRRPRTDLAPQS; the protein is encoded by the exons ATGCCATCTGATCAGATTCAATATTCTGAGAAATATTACGACGATGTGTACGAGTACCGGCACGTAATTCTTCCTCCTGACTTGGCCAAATATGTTCCAAAAACGCATCTAATGACGGAAACGGAGTGGCGCAATTTAGGCGTCCAGCAATCGCCTGGCTGGGTGTTGTACATG ATTCACTCACCAGAACCGCATGTGCTGCTATTTCGGCGTCCCCGGACGGATCTGGCACCACAATCATGA